The Strix uralensis isolate ZFMK-TIS-50842 chromosome 5, bStrUra1, whole genome shotgun sequence genome segment aaataaatacaatgatTACTGGGTTTCAACTCAGCCTGGGGGTAGAGGGTGAAGCATGGATGACACATGAGCTTGGCAGTCAGCACAAAAGGAGGTAGCAGATTTGGAGCAGTTTGTGGCAGGGCTCCAGGGGCCCCCCCTTGGCCCAAGGGCCTGTCCCCACCCAGTTCCTGGGCACAGCAAGCCTGCGCTCCTGCTAAGCGCTGCAGGTCCACCCTGCATGTATCAACCATGCTGAAAGTGCCATGAAATTAGCTTGTTCTCTGCTTGGAGGATGGGTGGGAGAGGACAAGGTTCCTGCCACTGCTTTGACCCTTGTGTCTCCTCCAATTTCCCTCCGCTTCTCAtacccctcctctgcctcctgcagcttCTCCTTGGGGTTGATGCAGACTGCAACACTGGCAAAACTCCCCGATCTTGACACCAAAGGGCAGCCATAGGGCTGCAGAGGTGCCCACCCACAGCCCTCGCACCCAAGCACCCCCAGCAGCGTCTCGTGGGGCTCAAGATGGCCCAAAGCAGCACAGCAACATCGGCCCCAGTGCCTGAGCCACCCAGCCCCTGCACCTCAGCCTCCACTGCTCAGGATTGGTATGGTTTACTTTGGCTGGTATGGTACGTATATaaaacatacatacaaaaaaCAATATAACATATGGTTATACCGTATACATACACTGTGTActatatatttatgtttatacCATGTATATATACAGTTATATCCACAGTAGCTCTACCTACATTAGACTATCAAAACCCTCTTACTCTGCATTCGTCTTAAACCCTAGCCTGACACTCCCTAAATGGACTTTAACAGTCATTTGATTGTACTGCATTGCCTtggtaaaaaataatttagttctCCCACTGCTTAGGAAGGacaaaagaggaaggagaaagaaaaaaacaaaaaacaccatcTCTTCTAAAATGGAATGCAATTTTAAGTGAATGGGtagttttcaacagaaaaatcatAAAGGCTTTTTTACAGGTTATTTTGCAATTCAATAAAAAAGCCCCTCACAAAGAAGATGAAACAACATCATTTCAGTATTCATATATACATTAAGGTATGAAACCAGTTACCTGCTATTGCTGTTTACAGCTGAAACAGAACTACATAAATAACTCGATGGGGGAAAAAGCCAACAAGACTCAAACAAATCTGACTAGAGCAGTAAAATATATTCCGTGTTTATAAAATGTGTACAATAGTATAAACTATTTTATCCTGGAAAGAAACTGATTccaaaatcacttttttctttttgtattaacACCACCCTCTAGCGGCAGTTTTTCTGCTttactgaagcaaaaatgtagtTTAATATATTGATCTTATGCATtaagaaatggaataaaaattgcAAACAGCAATTTGCTTACCTGAGCTGAATTTAACGCCCACACTCTGCAGTTGCTGAGTCTCTGCAGCTTTGGAAAAAGTCGCATCTGGCTCATTTCAAACTTAACATATAAAAATAAGTGCCTAAGAAAATACTActatgaaaagcatttaaaaaaaaaaataaacaaaataaagtcCCTATAATGCACAGTTGCAGAATAACCTTCCAGATGGATAAGTTCCTAATGCTTAGTGAGCAAATTACACTCTGAAGCATGAGCCTTATGCTTTTAATATATTATTATCTTATCAGCCCCCTGAAGATGTTTTTGTGGACAGCTTTAAAGATAGATATGGCAAAAAGTTGTTCAGTCTCTGGACTTGCACCTCCTTCTTGGACATACTACAAACTCATCAGTAAGGTGGTGgtggtattattttttttgtttgttttcttacaatTTCAATTAGAAACATCTAGAATGAGCCATTCCTAACCTAGAAGCCATCGTTTTAAGAAATCGTTCCCAAGTAGAGATGGGCCTGAGGCACCCACGGCATATTCAGATATTGAGAGCTTCATGTGTTCAGGTTTGAGTGAATGTGGGGTATCGTTACAGTTTACGGGGATAGTGAGAAAAATCAGATAGTGCCACAAATCCCACTAGGCTGGTCCAAGATTTAGACTCATCTATTTTTATACCAAATAGAGAGAAAGTAACACACAACTTCAGAAATTTGCCTCCCAATTTTCTCACTGCCAGGTACAGTCAGTAGGTCAACCAACTTGAGGCAACTGCTGCGTTGGGAAAACTCAGTGTATGAAATTTTGGAGTTCTCCAAGCAAAGCCAGCCTGCGTGCAGAGTATAACTTCAGCATGGAAATGGATGATCAACTACATCTAAGTGTATTGAATTTGCAGGCAAAATGGTGTAGATAAATTGCTTAGGAGGTTAGGGTGGGGACATGACTCATCGCACTAATTCTCCGCTCTGTAACAACAAATGAAGAACAGGCTTTTCCCAAAACGACAGTTGAAAGTAGTTTGGTGTTGCTCTCTCTGGACAGGGATGCACGAAGATAAGGGAAAGACAGCTTTCAGTCAGCTTACACATCTTGCTTtcagcagagctccaggcactTCAGTCGCAGGGGAGCTCTACAAAAAGGCTTCCACACCTAGAATGGGACTTAATCAgtcaacttttaaaaatagttcagaCAGATTTGCAGCATCAAATTAAAAAGAGGAGACTAAACATGTCAGTGCTCCCAACCCCTCATCCCATCTCTCTGACAAATGCTGGCATCTCTTCAGGGTGGGAACATGGACTAGCTGTACTGCTGGGAGCAAAAGCAGCCTCAGCTCTCCCACTACAAGACTAACATAGAGCCCTCAGATGAAAAGCATGGTCTCATAACCCAAGTTTTCACTCTAAGTCTTGTCTGTTCCTAGAGTTTTACCTCCAAGTGATATAGAGTCTCACGCAGTCCCAGGCAGTCCTTGGAGAAGCATTACTCCCAATCCCCAGAGAACCAGACCCAGCAAGTGCACTGGCAGGACATGTAACCTCAGGCTGCAGCAGCCACCACTGATCCTGCTGAAGGCCATGGTCATTTTACTACAGTCCACTGTAGTGGACAGTTCACACAGTGACAGTAGCCCAGTGACAGCTGCACCCACCCAGAAAATAGGTGAGTTTCTTCTCTTTAGGCTTGTTTAATCTCTCATCTTCCATTTGCCAAGAGACTGGCCCTACACGTGTCCTGGTGTTTAATGTAAACCTCTGCCATGCAGCTGAGGCTGTGGCACCCTCCAGCAAAACTTTGAAGTCCCAGGCCCAGGGAGAGGAAACCTAGCTCTCACCTGAGAGAGCAGGGAAATACCTGGAGGCTCTGCTGAACATCTACATAAACATgcagagaagagggaaaggagacaTCGACTTGGATTCccctgatcacagaatcattcaggttggaaaagacccttgggatcatcgagtccaaccatcagccctactctacaaagttctcccctggGTCTGACATTTGACTAAGCAaatgcttcacagaatcatataggttggaaaagaccttgaagatcatctagtccaaccattaacctaacactgaccattctcaactacaccatatccctaagtgctatgtcaacccgactcttaaacacctccagggatggggactccaccactgccctgggcagcccattccaacgcctaacaacttgttctataaagaaatacttcctaatatccagtctaaatcttccctggtgcaacttgaggccattacctcttgtcttattgctcattactttgttaaagagactcatccccagctctctgcaacctcctttcagtagTAAActtctctggacacgttcgagtaattcaatgtcctttttgtagtgaggggcccaaaactgaacacagtaatcgaggtgcggcctcaccagtgccgagtacaggggtaagatcctttccctgtccctgctggccacgctatttctgatacaggccaggatgccattggccttcttggccacctgggcacactgctggctcatgttcagccggctgtcaatcaacacccccaggtccctctctgactggcagctctccagccactcctccccaagcctgtagcgctgctgggggttgttgtggcccaagtgcagcacccggcatttggccttattgaaactcatccagttggcctgagcccatcgctccagcctgtccagatctctctgcagagcctccctaccctcgagcagatcaacactcccacccaacttggtgtcatctgcaaacttactgagggtgcactcgatcccctcatctagatcatcaataaagatgctTAAGAGACCATCAGGCTATGCCATACGGTGGGAGACAATGTTTCCTCTGCCTGTGTTGCCAGAGAGGACTAACTCCAAGGCAAAAGGAAAGACTGGGAATGCAGTTTGATGCAGGTGTCCCTCATTTCCCTTAGCATCTCCCACTGGCCCTCCTCACTTTGCCTCTGACCAATACGAATGAGGACCACATCATCCTCCCCACAGGAAGCTTAAAGGTCTTGGTTCAAGGTTGTAGATCCCAGTCTGGGATCCTAACAACTCAGCATAGCAACACTGGATCTTTATGATTCTAACCTGAGGAATTTGACTTGCACATACTAAAAAATATCTCAGATCTTTTGTAAATGATGCGTACACCAGAGCCAAAATTTAGAGCCACTAAATATTTTATCTGATCATCAGTGAGCTGCACAAATAAAGCACGTTGCACTGCTTTGAAGCTTCAGATGTTAGCTCATAAGATCATGGCAGCATATCCCAGTTAATAATAGGATACAGTGAAGCCTGTGTTAATCATCTGTCCAAAACCAGCTGCTTCACCAACACTGTTGGTACCTAAACACTGTTGTCCTGGAAATAGCGTAGTTATTTTACAGTAGTCACATAAACTCAGCAGCTGCAACTACAGGCGGGGTCTGGCGCAGCTTTTGCAGGATACAAAATTTATATAGATTCCCACAAAATTAGGGCAGCAATGCAGAGGGGCCAACGAAAACCTTCTGCTCACAGTCTATCTGCATTGCAGTTCTTTCACGCCTGTTTTctccctgcctgtctttcccaGAGCTGTCATGCACCCGAGCCCATCTTGTACTGACACGTCTTCTCTTCTGCACTTCGCTGTTCTTACCGCTGCCACGTACAGCTAGGGCATGGTCAGGTCCCAGCTGCAAGGTGGAGAGCTCTGTTATTCTACCACAAACCCAGTAGCTGCAACATTGGGTCGAAAGTTAGGAAAGAACTGAACTCAAACAGGCAAACTCTCCCAGAAAAGCTCCATAGCAATTGCTAAAATCAATCAGTCAATGTGTTGAAAGCATGCATGcgcaagaaaggaaaagaggcagtTCCTGGAGAAAAATGATCAAGTACGTAAACCATTTCAGGGCAAAAGGATCCATTACCTTTATCCATCACCTTTATCCGTTACCTTTATCCTCCAAAGGAGACTTTATCTTTAAATCAGTTTTTCActaacaggaaaaggaaatcaaagTCCAATTCCATCTTGCATTTGACTTATTTTGTGTGCCTGCTCTGCAAAGCATTATGCTATTGCTGTCCTTTGTCAGCACTCTTTCCAGAGCCTCCTGCTTTTCCCATAAACAGCTCCTGCCTTTGCACAATTGCAGTCTGAAGGCCATCCCCGCTGAGCAGCACAATTGTCCCCAACGGGCAGGACACTGACTTACTGCTCTTGAGGCTCAGGCAGAGCCCAAGCAAATAAGCAGTGCTTGGCCTCGGCTGCATCCACCCCGGCAGGGCTGCCTTGAATCTCTGGGAGTCTGAAAACATGACTTCTGGAGAAAACAGGGCAGAAACAGCAAAGTTTCAGCCAAGCTAGTTAGCTTGGTCCTAACACTTCTGGAAGCAATGACAGAGCTAACCACAAACCCAGGACCAGCCATGCTGTGTGATATTCTGCTTACTGCAAGATGAGGGGTTGTAGAAATCGGGACAAAAAGTAGGACTTGAGGAATGAAGTATAGCACATCATTGCTGATTTTCTTAAGCAAAGTTTGGTTATGAGAAGATTGGGACCCAGTGTGGTAAAAGGCAGCAGGCTGACCTGCAGCAGCAGGCATCATAGACACGTACACAAGGAAGCCTCAGATAATGGATATCAAACAAAGAACAACCACTAGAATGATCAAAAGCATCTCAAAAGGCTCATATACAAAGCGGAGCGGACCAGAGCAATAATTAACTGGTAGAGTGccataaaattatttctacttatagcagacttttttaaaagtaaattagatAAACAAGGAGTTAGTCTTCAAATAGATACCAGGAATTTATGTTACTTTTAGAtcattaaatacaaatattatgtGCATTATGCATATATTGCAGTCCTTTGCAGCACAATACAAAATACATTAACAGTTCCCATTCTCTGCATTGTCTTCATGCaaaggggggagaaaaggaaacatgttttattcaagaaaaaaacctgaccaccacatgtaaaagaaaacagcttacaaatataaaatatgtcaGAGATCTGAGAATACATTTGCTGTCAAATTCACATTCCAGGCAAAGGAAACTAAATTAAATGTTCTGCCAAAATCCTCACGGACTCAAGTAAGTGATGAGATGTACAAAATTTGCTACAAGATAAGCTTCCACATTACTATTCTAAGCAATCTGAGTGGCACCAAGAACATAAAATCTTGGTACCTGTTTTAGAAACCTTTATATATGTCTGGAAGCATTGGCTTTCATTATGTTATCGTAAACATCTTTACATCTTGCATTTAAAGCAGTTATTTCTACAAGACTTTTAAAGTCCATTAGTACATCCAATCTTGCTTAGCTAAACCAGTGGAGAGGAAAAGCTGGCAGACGGGGTATCACCCAGCTTGGCAAAAGTACATTTGTTCTCCAGTTCTTATAGGAAAGAGACTGATCAATCTTTCCCGTACTGAAGTTagtaatgaatatatttttttccagttactgaGTTTCAGGTCACCTTCACTTACTCCACAGAGATGTTTTCCCCCACTCCCTCTTAATTATGCAGGTTTTCATTACTGGCCTAGCCAATTTTACATCACAGATAACCCAGTCTCCCCGTTACCTCATTTGTCATTTATAACAAACTCCTCAAAGCATCAGATAAGAAACTGTGCCATAAGTCTTCATGAGGCTAACAAATCTGTAAACATTCATTCATCCCACATACTCACACCCCACACACAGCTTTTGGTCCTCAACTCTGCAAAACTATTTTCTATCAATTCTGGTGTAACCTCTCTTCAGCTTTACCTCTGTAATTTTCATCCAAGCTACTTCCCACATCCTGGATTTTCTGCTCTCCACCTTGTACTAAGGCCAAGATCTTACAAGGAGAACCTCAGGGACAGGACTCTGAAACCCAGCGACAGCTCCACAAGAGTTTCTCTCTCTAGCACTCTCTCTCTCCAGCACAtcatctctctctccccccccatTTCTCTGCACATCTCCCATTCCCTCCCTTCTCACCGTGAGAGTAATGGTTATGGCTCCCTTTGGTTCTTCATCAacctaaatattcagaaattcttCCCCATGAGCTGGACGGCTCTTCTGGCTGCTTCCCCAAGATCCTCTGAAGGAAACTGCAGCAAACCACCCCAGCCCTGGTAAGGGACAAAGCAAGTcacacctcctcctgcacagaCATCACCTAGCACCCCTTCCCCATTCCCAGAGACACTGCTCACCAAAAAACAAGGAGCGTGAGGTAAACCACCAGGTCTGCTGAACAGtcacctccttttcctctccccataAAAAACACTGGGAACAGCCTCCAGCCATTTCAGCAACTGGTAAAAGCTGCTGGCCTGCTCCAAAGGGTGGCAGatttctctttcatctcttcCAACATGTCCCCTGCAACTCAGAAATGAGCAAGAAGGTGTCTACCACAGGTGGTCTCGTcccccagcctcctcttccctttcccacaTGTAACCAGTATGACACGGAAATACTGTAGAGGCAGACAGAGTTTGTACAACACTTTATTACACTGCTGAAGGCTGGGAATCAGTTCTGGCAACAATTTTCTGTTACTCGTAATGCGGAAGTCAATAGTACAATGTTATTACAAGGTCACTGACCCACAGAGGGAAGCACACACTCTCTCAATACTGTCATTTGCAACTTTGTCCTGTCAAAAGGGCAATTCAAGCTGCAAAGTGTAAAGCTGTTACAACCAGGTGCCCTCCAGTTGCTGGTATATTTGCAACTCCTGTTATTTTCCAATGGCAAAGAGCAGACTCAAACTTTTGAGAGTGATACTGCAGTCAGACTAAGACTTTAGGTGAAAGGCAGTAGCACAGATATTCACAATAGACTAACATATAATTATAGTAAAGCATGGAAGGCTCTGGCACAAAGTGGAAAGTCAGAGCTTACGTTTCAAGAACGGAACGTGCTTATATGACTGTAAGGAAACCAGTACTTACAGCAAAAGGCAAGACAACTTACTATAACCTTTTGTGGGACCGAAAGGGAATCAGTAAAAGCCATGTCTGCAATGGTATCTTTTATATTTGTCTTAACAGAAACCAACATTTTGACTTAAActctcttttaaaacaaatctgaTGATGTTATACCTTACACAGTATCAACTAACTTTACCACACTTATATACATCATACAGCAGACCCCTATCAGCCCTCCTGAATTCCCATGAAAGTGCTTGCACAGCTGCATAGCTAACAGTCAGAAGAATCATGCAATATAAGGCTACAGGTACAGCCAAACTGACCCTTTTGTTGTATTTGGAAATACTGATTTCCAAAATAAAGGACTTTCAGGGTAACtagaaaacatactttttccaaaccTGCAGCCTAGAAGTGGTGACAGAGACATTTTAGAATGAGGTAAACATACTGCATAGGCTATATATTTAAATCCAAATTCCAAAAGTGATTTGACTTAATTGTGAAATTATtcaaaactgaacagaaagaaaaaactatataaaaatctgaaaaaaaaattcaggttgaCCCTAACAGCAAATTAGAAAATAACTCATTTTACAAAGGGCATTTcctactgtctttttttttttttttaagttagccAGACAAAAGCACAATTTGAaaagagctttgctgctttttccatgGGGCTGTTGCTTCTAGAATACCTGCTCAACCTCAGCTTGTCTCCTGCAGTTAGTCTGAGCCAAAACTGGTACTGGACACACAATGTCACAACACTCCAGTGAATACTGGCCTTCCGGCCCGCGATGCAGCTTTTCTTGCCCTAGACTGTGTTCTGGAGCAACGACAAAGCTTTATGACACAGGGTGTTCAGAATAGACACTGGTGCTTAACAGAGAGCATCAAGAGACCTCAATTATCATTTTAAACCATTTGAAAACTATGTTATAATTAACAATAGTGCCTTTTGTGATTCTtgtacttttatttaaaatgtgtccTTGCAGGTTCGCTTTTTTCAATATTCCCTTGTATCAGTGTTTAGTTCCCAGAAATCATTCCTGTCAGGCAATGCAGTTTTCTAAAAAGATAGTATCTTCCATCCTCACCACATTTTCAATAAACTCTGTAGAAGACAGTCAATGATCAGACTAAGATAAAGTGCATATATTCCTTTCTGATACAGGCAACAAAGTTGTggactggaaaaataaatcatcCTGAAAattgaaaaccacaaaaaaaaaaaaatcttactgtggCCATTTAGCACCCCACAATTAAGTTGTCCCACTGAGTACTGCCCAAAAACATCAAGTGTCTGTTAGGttaaaaaaaggaacttaaaacattaaaaataatggttCCTTTTTAATTAGACTCTGAGAATCATGAATTTATGTAATCCTTGAAAGCTACAGCTCCCCCAAGGCTGGCATACTGCCTTGACAGCTTCAAAGTAGTTTGTATTTTACCCTTTGGATCCAGGCTTCAAGCTCGCAAAAGCTTTGGAGTTCTTAAGGGAATGTGAAATTTCattgagaaaagaaataaaatggtagTCCCTTTCTGACTTCTTGGACTCAAAAATAACTACAATGGTAAAGTGAGGTTCAGGGCGAGTCAGAAAGTACGTGCTTTGGACTTTGTCATCGTAGAAGTGAACAACCTTCTCCAAACTGTTGAGGTCAGAGGTTCTGTCCGTCATAATCATGATTACATTGGGCCAGTGCATAACAGGCCTGTCGCTGGGCAGAGACACCACTGCAGGGTACTGATCCACTCCTTTGGGGGCTTCCCTGTAAGAATGGGGATGATGATAACCATGTCCCTGAAAACTCTCTGATCCACGATTGTCAAAAATTAAGGAAACATTGATGGCATCATACTTCCGGATGAAGCTGGAAATTTTCCCAAAGTAATCAGGATTTGTTTTAGCAGTCaaagttttcatttcagatgcTGTTGTTTGTCGACTAAGGGCCTCATGAAAGTAAAAGCTAAATTTAGCAAGAAGAATGTTTTTGAGCTTCAtcagccagaggaagaggtgCGGAGGTTGTACAGCCTTCTGAGACTGCCCTCCAAACAGATGCTTCTTGGTCTCTCGCTGTTTCTCAAAAATTTGGCCCCAAGTCTGTAGTTTTGTGTGAGCACTGTGCAAGTTGACCAGGGATGGAAGGAACTTCCACTCTGAGATCTGAGCCTGAGCCTTTAAGAGATGTGCAAGCACATCTACTTCCAGCTGGAAACTGCTTTCAAGAGGACTGAGGATTGGATGATGAAATCTAGAAAACATAACATTAGTCAAGACATGAGAACTGCTGTACACTACAGTGAAATAATCAGATAGTATTTGTCAGTTCACAGACAGAAGAACAAATATCAGAGTAAAgtgtaaacattaaaaaattaatcatgttaatttaaaaaacagttctttTAACAGAATTAGGGCAAGTATTTTAATGAACATACAGTACTTTGCATTTGACAAAAACACCTGTCAGACATTTCTCTATCAAAGAAAGGGAGTTATATTTGATCAGTTCAAGAACAATCACTGTTTATCTTGATCCAAGAACTACTATAACACCATTTCTCTTTAAATTCAGgtgattttcttcaaatttaaaaTCCCTTCTGGTGGTAAAGTATGTCTTGATAGTTCTGGAATAGCAATAAGACATTAAGTTAAATCAAAGGAATGATGCTATAAATTTGCTGTTTGTATAGGGAAGCCATGAGGAAGCTAagctgagcttttcttttttaaaaaaaaaaaaaatcacaataaaattgTGATGGAAAAATTAGTCAATAGAACCATGATTAACTGTATTTACCAATGAACCAGGTCTCTTAACTTCAAACCTTGGTGTACTAAAAGCA includes the following:
- the KICS2 gene encoding KICSTOR subunit 2 isoform X1 is translated as MGESIPLGAPVPVEQAVLETFFSHLGIFSYDKAKDNVEKEREANKSAGASWLALLAGLAHLAAAEKAYHSMTFLGQKLGGQSFFSRKDSIRTIYTSLHNELKKVVATGRNALGGTAPHLEELLSHLSEQLCFFVQARMEIADFYEKMYTLSTQKFINSEELVNILESILKKYSSRFHHPILSPLESSFQLEVDVLAHLLKAQAQISEWKFLPSLVNLHSAHTKLQTWGQIFEKQRETKKHLFGGQSQKAVQPPHLFLWLMKLKNILLAKFSFYFHEALSRQTTASEMKTLTAKTNPDYFGKISSFIRKYDAINVSLIFDNRGSESFQGHGYHHPHSYREAPKGVDQYPAVVSLPSDRPVMHWPNVIMIMTDRTSDLNSLEKVVHFYDDKVQSTYFLTRPEPHFTIVVIFESKKSERDYHFISFLNEISHSLKNSKAFASLKPGSKG
- the KICS2 gene encoding KICSTOR subunit 2 isoform X2, with protein sequence MGESIPLGAPVPVEQAVLETFFSHLGIFSYDKAKDNVEKEREANKSAGASWLALLAGLAHLAAAEKAYHSMTFLGQKLGGQSFFSRKDSIRTIYTSLHNELKKLCFFVQARMEIADFYEKMYTLSTQKFINSEELVNILESILKKYSSRFHHPILSPLESSFQLEVDVLAHLLKAQAQISEWKFLPSLVNLHSAHTKLQTWGQIFEKQRETKKHLFGGQSQKAVQPPHLFLWLMKLKNILLAKFSFYFHEALSRQTTASEMKTLTAKTNPDYFGKISSFIRKYDAINVSLIFDNRGSESFQGHGYHHPHSYREAPKGVDQYPAVVSLPSDRPVMHWPNVIMIMTDRTSDLNSLEKVVHFYDDKVQSTYFLTRPEPHFTIVVIFESKKSERDYHFISFLNEISHSLKNSKAFASLKPGSKG